The Lineus longissimus chromosome 10, tnLinLong1.2, whole genome shotgun sequence genome segment TAGTGGCTTTTGTTTTGGGGGCTTTCAGCGGCGTTTTTCCTCCTTTTCCTGGAAGATTCGTGTGAGCCTTTAATTTTGCCGCATCAGCTAACTTCCGAATTGATTTGTGTAGCTCCGTTTCCAGCTTTTTGAGGAAAGCCAATTTGATTGCTTTTGAATCTGTCGGAGGAGGTGGCTTTTTCGTGGGAGACCTTTTCGTGGATAGCAACCTCCTTGCTGTTTTTTTTAGTGCCGAATGCTCCGACGATTGAGTTTTCTTGACAAGCGCTGGCATTCTGATCTCACCAGTTGTTTTTACTTTAGTAACGTGCCCAAGCTTTACAACTTTGATTGTTGGTAGTTTTATTATACTTTTGGGTGGGGGCATTCTTACAACAACTTTTGCAGGAGACTTCGGTTCTGTACCGGGCTTTATCGTAGTTGTTTTCGGAACAGACTTCTTAGTGGTTGCCTTCGAAACTGGCTTTTTAGTGGTTGATTTTGGAACTGCCATGTTGGTGGTTGCCTTGGGAACTGCCATGTTCGTGGTTGCCTTGGGAACTGCCATGTTCGTGGTTGCCTTGGGAACTAAGTTTTTGACAGTTGACTCGGGACATGGCTGTTTGGTGGTTGACTTGGAAACTGGGTTGTTGGTGGTTGACTTGGGACATGGCTGTTTGGTGGTTGACTTGGAAACTGGGTTGTTGATTGGTACTGTCGCATTCGGAGCTGGGATTTTGGAGGATTGTCTTGGAGGAGCCGCTTTGGGGGGCGTTTTTGGAGGTGCTGTCTTGGCGGGTGTTTTTTGAGGCGTTACTTTTGCGGGTGGTTTTGGAGGTGCAACTTTGATGGGTGGCTTTAGAGGTGGCGTCTTGGCGGGTAGGTGTGTTTTGGAATGTTTCGTTTTTAGGGATCCTTTGCTTTTTTGGGATCGCGTCTTGGTGGCTGCCTTCGGAATTGGCAATTTATCTTTTGAAGCTGTTGCGTTTTGGGCTTTTGTTTTCTTGGTGGCTGATATGGTTGGTGCATTCTGTTTTTTCGATGGTGTTTTGGGATTGGCAATGTTCGTCTTCTTCCCACTTGGAACAGTCGGGGTTTTTGGTTTCACTGATGCTGCCGGCTTTGCTGAAAATATATGCACTGTGATGTAATGACGACATGAGGGTAACAAGCAGTCAGGTTCCTGGCCGTCATTCTGGACCTTCTTTTTAGTTaacctttttcaatttttgaaacaAACTTGGAGAAAATGTGACAAACTCCCTCTTCCCATTGGCCGAAGTGATTTATTGCGGGCTCAACCAAGAACAACCACGGTGAACTGCATTTTGATTACACTCCGAaagcagtggaccagcctcgttcCTCGCCATAATGGGATCCCATTTGGAttacgcaatggactgccccgggagttcACAGTTGGTCACAAGTCTTTGGTGATTACTTCAAGCGAAAGCTGGCGGAGTGCTCAAAACATCGCTGGGACAAACTGAAAAACAAGACGACCTACCAACAGCTGGTGTGTCAGACTTCTTAGAATCAACTGAAATATAGAGTGAAAACCTAACCAAGTACACAGCTCAGATGAAGTCAACTACAGTATGTGTTCAGCAAAACATCAAATGAACAAAACTTGTATGCTTTGGTCAGGGTTTCAAAGCGAATGGGGAACCTGCAAACTATAGAGGGCGCTGAGAGCGCCAAGACCTTTTTGTCATTGGCGAGCACTGAACTTTATTGGGACCAGTTTCAGCAACTCGGCGTGGAGTATATTTGTATCTGTGGTTTGCATGTTCTCCATTCCTTGAAAGCGATCAGAGGTTAGTGCAAAATGCGTGccgtgtttttttacaaaatgccGCGTATTTCGTTTTCGAATTGCggaaagaaacaagaaaatcgagtttggtttgaaaatatctttattaACTGCTGAAAGTAGAAGACAAGTTTTAGTGCATGCAAGAAAGTAACAATGTGTAGGAAGTTGTTTTGAAAAGTAATTGATGACATTTCTTCAGTTTTGACTCTTTGCCGTCATCTCGGAAGCGTTCGGGAATATCCGTAGGCCGACAATTATGCCTATTCCCAAAATCGTAATCTCTGCTACGGAGAGTGTTTTGATATGCatagaaaaacaaaaacaaaaaggcAATCAACTCAGATTAGCTTAAAGGAGGTGTGCATCGAGATAATGACGGCCAAGCTACGTTCCTGTCTGCATTCCTGTCTGGAGAATTGTTAGATGTATCAGAAAATGCAGACAAACGCTCTCGAAATTGGTTGCGCACAGTTTCGGGTGTATCTGCAGCGCCACCTTTATTCGCATCCGGGATTATCTCGTGACACTCCCCCTTTAACGAAATAACCTACCGCATTGGTGAGTTCCAATCCGTCTTCTGAATCAGTCACAATGCAGGCATTGCGACAGTTCCAATACCTACTTGTCCACAAGTTTCCGCATCTTCTGCTGAGTCCTTCACGAAGTCACCTGATGGCTCGCTCGGAGCGCTCGGCGTGttagagaggttgcgcaccGTTTACGACTCCGACTCAGGCCGTCGACAATAAGCCAGAATCATAGTATTGCCTTATTCCATGATGTTCGAATGGAGAAAATTTCACTGAAAAGGTGCGTCAATTAAGCGAAATCGAAAGGGTCTCGATCTCGGTCGCGGATACTGTAAGCCAGCCTCGGCGTTTAAGGAGATGgtgcgcaacctctctatttgaTCTCCTCAGAATATCGTCGTAGTTCTACACTTCCTAGCGGCGATAAAATACCGGGATACCATATCCATCTGAAAGTCGAGGAGCTCTATTGACGGGAACATGACGAGAGCCGGTGGATAACCCGCATCACACCGGAGCAGCCATCAAGAGAAAGGGTCTTCAGAGAGTAATACCGCGTTGATGTCCTCTCCTGGTGGCAGATTGGCCGGGTAGGCAGGCCCTGAGTGAAGCATCAACTCGATATCAATCTAATTTTTAATTGGTACTTTTCAATATATAATTTCAATCAATATCATGAGAATTTCAGACAAGCAGTCTTTAAACGAATCCGCAGTACTGCAGGCCTTATTCATTGCTTGGATGTCGCATTGCATGACTCCAACTGCAGTTACTGATTCGTTCTCATGTTCGGTCTGTCCCTATAAAAAATAGAAAGGTTGAGATAAAAAACATGTGGATCGGGAATGGGATTGAAGGCTATAGTTTATGCGTTCGTTTTCGCAACGTCCCTACTTTCCGTAAGTGGAAAGTTCAGTTCTAACCTCTCTAGTCTCATCCTCATTGGGACCGAGGACGTTTCCATGCCTGTCCACTCTCTTATCCAAAGAGTCCCACGAAAAGATGCCTTTTTTCCTTTCCATAGTCTCTCCGTTCCTTATACGAACCGTTCCTAACTTTTCGGGCAATTTTTGTAACATTCGACGGAAATACAACAACCGGCTCCTATCCGGTTTTTACGTTTTACCCGCTTGTGCCGCTGACAACTGTAAAATCGGATAGGAGCCCGACCACCTTTCCAGGAAATTGAAACTGCCGCGACACCGCATGGTCCTGCCATCTTCATTGAATAGGAGATACTAACTGACAAATTAGTCTCATCTAAAACAGGCCAAAACATATGTCTAAACATGTTATTTCCTTGCGAATTCAACTTAGAACGTATTATTTATGGCAGTCTATAGTTTGACAGTAAAGAAACAGGTTAATGTGAGTAATATATGAAGAAAACGCGTTTTTGCCAGTGCATTGCGGATCTATTTTTAGGATTTTGTCTACTTCCGCTCAAGGATCATCTGTGGTCAATCGAGTTTTTCGCACAGTCGATTTCCAAAGTAACCAATAGTTTTCTGCAAATTTCCTTCATTTTGTACCCTCTATAGCACCAGTAAGTGCTGCAGTCGAAAGATGAGGAGTCATACTAAGATGCCATCACTAAAATAAGCAAACGAATTGTGAATCGTGTGATTTTGGAGGCATTTTATCAGCGATTTTTCTGAGCACATCGCCTTTGTCCTTGCGCCTGATTTATTCTTCTGCCACTTCGATCAGAAAATATGGTCCAATCTTTGATCAAATCCCCATTTGAGTGCCCAGTGTGGAAAATATACATCTATCTTGTGCAGATTGGCCGGATTTTATGTATATTTTGAGGTTCAGGGCGTTTTCCTAACTACGAATTCCAGTCTTCAGACGATCATtatcaaattcaagatggcggattTTTGTTTTGGGGCCCAGCTGGCAGTCTTGTCAAGACCTGCTTCCACTTTTTTGTGCCATCCTTTATAGATAAAATGCCTACAGCCAGCTACCTGACATAACTCATGACATTCTTGTTCTATTTTGCCCCTAAGTTTGTTCTTGCAAATGCTCCCAATATGATGTATTTAGCGAGAAATTACTGAAGTCATGACCTGTGAAATAGATACGGTGGCACCAGTCGGAGCTGGTCATTTggggccaaaacaaaccaaTAACAGGCAAAACACAAGAACATGTGGTGTACAAAGTTGCCGtcattttgtttgctgctggttcgTTTTGGCTCTCGACTGCTTCCTCAGACTCGGGCGTTTGTATCGTTCGAAGAGGAAAAACCATGTTCGGATTTAGTATGGCCTGACACTTCAGATCTTCGGTCCCGGATGTGGcgatggtacggtttgcgcataactgaccaatcagctaacagaaCCAGCAAATGACGTTGCGAGCTGATTATGCATGTTGTATGTCATtggctggctctgttagctgattggtcagttatgtgcAAAACCATACCAATtttaccatcgtcatatccagACCCAATGTTCTGAAGGGTCGTATTTAAACTTGCGTCAATGCAGCAGTTGTTGGAGAAGGCACATACTTTACATCAAATGGTCATGTTACCATTCAGTTCCATCCAAATACTTCTGTAATGAATGGCTGTATGTAAATGGTTTTGAAACTCACTTAATTATGTAAGAGACATGTGCATTTCTAATTTCACGAGGTTTTACAGGGTCTTGTCTGTAATTTCAGAGCGGTAATCTGGCATGAGCCAGCTGATGTATAGCGCCTATGGCCGACCAACCTAAGCACCAGAGTGGGGGGTCACTGAGGCGGTCTAAGCGTTATTCTGGGGCGAAACCACAAGAGGAAACTTCTAAGCAGAGGTAAGATAGAGCATGGAAGCTGAGGATGCAAGCAGagataggccttttcgaagaagacaaaTCAGAGCCCGAACAAATCAATAtgcacactcagaacatgtcagaaggcctaagccgacttcagacaatgccataagccactgtgacaCTTTATTCcaggtgaaatgcatgactggtcagtgccttaacaaacttcttcgaaaagg includes the following:
- the LOC135494386 gene encoding nascent polypeptide-associated complex subunit alpha, muscle-specific form-like, with protein sequence MERKKGIFSWDSLDKRVDRHGNVLGPNEDETREVRTELSTYGKRRIGTHQCVDSKKSDTPAVAKPAASVKPKTPTVPSGKKTNIANPKTPSKKQNAPTISATKKTKAQNATASKDKLPIPKAATKTRSQKSKGSLKTKHSKTHLPAKTPPLKPPIKVAPPKPPAKVTPQKTPAKTAPPKTPPKAAPPRQSSKIPAPNATVPINNPVSKSTTKQPCPKSTTNNPVSKSTTKQPCPESTVKNLVPKATTNMAVPKATTNMAVPKATTNMAVPKSTTKKPVSKATTKKSVPKTTTIKPGTEPKSPAKVVVRMPPPKSIIKLPTIKVVKLGHVTKVKTTGEIRMPALVKKTQSSEHSALKKTARRLLSTKRSPTKKPPPPTDSKAIKLAFLKKLETELHKSIRKLADAAKLKAHTNLPGKGGKTPLKAPKTKATTKTQEHEVKTPIKTPTKSPTHKTNAPAANTKTNPKVKTKTPPSNMLKTKAVKNTAKKPPLLKKMLPKKAPEMKTPKKKASAPGGSKTKYHTHLKLVHQYTVKSLFKKVEVKSAQTNGVPSAKDLAVAKKGQDMLAKLRKHYVPKKGGICPAGSVPHPIFKTLCRKVIIIHQAHVMESGLCPPGSNPDPKEKNLCTITNMSVFTKKVKVSMSTTNKIGGNCPPGTVVFKLQPDKCLVVDMKKFSGERLPWQ